GCCCCTGGGTAGACTAGATTGGGGAAACATGTTTGGGGGGGAGCTCAGGAGCCCACAGCTCATTTCCTACAAACTGGTCTATCCAACTGTGCTCGGCTCTTTGCCATATCTTTCAAAAAGCGTCAATCAGATGCTCAAACTACCTTACCTCATAGACCTGCGATCCACCAATAACCCAGATGGTCTCGATCAGGCCAGCGAGCGGGGGCTGTGCAGCCAGTTGGACAGCACTCTCTAAGTCTTTACACACAAAGTGGGCGTGATCTGGAACTGTCCTGTAAGAGGAGACATTTCAAGCAGTTTGAAAGGGATacatagcaataaaaaaaacttggactGCTTTCAGATAACCCCAAATATCTTGCTCCTCTTTTTGATGCAGGTGTTAGAGAGCACTTACTCCAGTGTCGTGCTCAGCACCGCATGCAGAGTGTTTGCTAGTGGCAAAGTAGACTGCGGGTGGCAGAACCAGCACCGTTTTCCCCAGACCAGCATGTTCATCTTTCCTGAAATAGAGCAAACATTTGACACTGAAATCCGCACCTCAACTATTGCAGCTCTCATGTCCCTTCATAATACATAGTTACAGGTCAGGACTGGGtttcaaaacacagaaagttCTGAGTTCCTCCCCATTtgggaaaaattgtcaaaaaggGGGTGGATATGGATAAAATCTTCTACCATGGTACACATAATGTCATATCTTGATATATTTTGAGATCAGGGTTGCAACTGGATGGAGAATCTACTTTCTTCCACTTCAGCCAgtcagactttttacacattctttgatttttaagaaatggtttcaagtttaaaatattatataactTATAACTTATAATATTATAAGTGTTTGTTCAACCAAAGAAAAACTTTCTATTCTCATTCCT
The genomic region above belongs to Plectropomus leopardus isolate mb unplaced genomic scaffold, YSFRI_Pleo_2.0 unplaced_scaffold11949, whole genome shotgun sequence and contains:
- the LOC121963633 gene encoding dihydrofolate reductase-like encodes the protein MNMLVWGKRCWFCHPQSTLPLANTLHAVLSTTLETVPDHAHFVCKDLESAVQLAAQPPLAGLIETIWVIGGSQVYEVR